The following proteins come from a genomic window of Paenibacillus swuensis:
- a CDS encoding CopG family ribbon-helix-helix protein, whose amino-acid sequence MSNMHNTKRIMISLPDYLLQEVDGIVEKENSNRSEFIRQAMRLYLTERKKRQLRDSMQRGYMEMAKINLNMASEAFYAEEDADSILDRLVSGV is encoded by the coding sequence GTGTCCAATATGCATAACACGAAGAGAATTATGATTAGTTTGCCGGATTATCTACTTCAGGAGGTCGACGGGATCGTGGAAAAAGAAAATTCCAACCGCAGTGAATTTATCCGTCAAGCCATGAGATTGTATCTCACCGAACGTAAGAAAAGGCAGCTTCGTGATTCGATGCAACGCGGTTATATGGAGATGGCCAAAATCAACCTAAACATGGCATCGGAAGCGTTCTATGCGGAGGAAGATGCGGATAGCATTCTGGACCGTCTAGTTAGCGGGGTGTAA
- a CDS encoding type II toxin-antitoxin system PemK/MazF family toxin encodes MIVKRGDVFFADLSPVVGSEQGGVRPVLVIQNDIGNRFSPTVIVAAITAQIQKAKLPTHVEIEAETHGFDRDSVILLEQIRTIDKQRLTDKITHLDEETMRKVDDSLQISVGLIEF; translated from the coding sequence TTGATTGTGAAACGCGGCGATGTATTTTTTGCCGACCTTTCTCCGGTCGTCGGGTCCGAGCAAGGCGGAGTCCGTCCGGTGTTGGTCATCCAGAATGATATTGGCAATCGCTTCAGTCCGACTGTGATTGTAGCGGCCATCACCGCTCAGATCCAGAAGGCGAAGCTTCCGACGCATGTCGAGATTGAGGCGGAAACGCACGGTTTTGACAGGGACTCGGTAATTCTGCTTGAACAGATTCGAACGATCGATAAGCAGCGATTAACGGATAAGATTACCCACCTGGACGAAGAAACGATGCGTAAAGTGGATGATTCGTTACAGATTAGCGTGGGGTTAATTGAATTTTAA
- a CDS encoding Tex family protein codes for MTEQQITLENPAQVKERITKQMAGELQLALKQVRTTVDLLDEGNTIPFIARYRKEMTGELDENQLRSIEERLQYLRNLEDRKSEVIRLIDEQGKLTDKLRGQVTGAVKLQEVEDLYRPYKQKRKTRASVAKERGLEGLAEWLLSQPAAGSLTAEASKYVDEARGVPGPEEALQGAMDIIAEGMADDPKVRAWVRRYTQDHGIVVTEAKDAAAESVYEMYYAYQEPVKKLPPHRVLAINRGEREDVLKVSLSVPADKVHEFMARQVLRGGGNGGSGVKGAGAGAGSGGGIARELLLSVVEDAYKRLLAPSVEREVRGELTEKAEEHAIAIFAENLRNLLLQAPIKGKVVLGVDPAYRTGCKLAVVDETGKMLEIAVTYPTPPVNKVAEAERKFLELIDKYAIELVVIGNGTASRETEQFVADVIKKVKERKLQYLIVSEAGASVYSASKVAQEEFPALDVAERSAISIARRLQDPLAELVKIDPKAIGVGQYQHDVTQKRLEESLKAVVESAVNHVGVDLNTASPSLLSYVSGISSTIAKNIVKFREENGKFVSRKQLAKVPRLGPKAYEQCVGFLRISSEGGANPLDNTPIHPESYSTVDALFKELRVELSQLGSQELKSKLSELEPEAVATQLGVGVPTLRDILDSLQRPGRDPRDELPLPIFHTDVLKLEDLVAGMELQGTVRNVIDFGAFIDIGVKNDGLVHISQLSDRFVKHPMDVVSVGDTVTVWVLGVDLKKGRVSLTMRKP; via the coding sequence ATGACGGAACAACAAATCACGCTAGAGAATCCGGCACAAGTCAAGGAACGCATTACGAAGCAAATGGCCGGGGAGCTGCAGCTTGCGCTGAAGCAAGTGCGCACGACGGTGGATCTGCTGGACGAAGGAAACACGATCCCGTTCATCGCAAGGTACCGGAAGGAAATGACGGGCGAGCTGGATGAGAATCAGCTGCGCTCGATCGAGGAGCGCCTGCAATACCTGCGTAACCTGGAAGACCGCAAGTCGGAAGTGATTCGCCTGATCGATGAGCAGGGGAAGCTGACCGATAAGCTGCGCGGGCAGGTCACAGGGGCGGTGAAGCTGCAGGAGGTCGAGGATCTGTATCGACCGTACAAGCAGAAGCGGAAGACGCGCGCGAGCGTAGCGAAGGAGCGCGGACTCGAGGGGTTGGCCGAGTGGCTGCTCTCGCAGCCTGCGGCGGGCTCGCTGACGGCGGAAGCGAGCAAGTACGTGGACGAGGCCCGCGGGGTTCCCGGGCCGGAGGAGGCGCTGCAAGGCGCGATGGACATCATCGCGGAGGGCATGGCGGACGATCCGAAGGTCCGCGCGTGGGTGCGGCGATACACGCAAGACCACGGGATTGTGGTGACGGAAGCGAAGGACGCGGCGGCGGAGTCCGTGTACGAGATGTACTACGCGTACCAGGAGCCGGTGAAGAAGCTGCCTCCGCATCGCGTGCTGGCCATCAACCGCGGGGAGCGGGAAGATGTGCTGAAGGTGTCGCTGAGCGTGCCTGCGGACAAGGTGCACGAGTTCATGGCGCGGCAGGTGCTGCGGGGCGGCGGCAACGGTGGATCCGGCGTGAAGGGCGCTGGTGCAGGAGCAGGATCAGGCGGTGGTATCGCCAGGGAGTTACTGCTCAGCGTCGTCGAGGATGCGTACAAGCGGTTGCTCGCGCCATCGGTGGAGCGTGAAGTGCGAGGCGAGCTGACTGAGAAGGCGGAGGAGCATGCGATCGCGATTTTTGCGGAAAATCTGCGGAATTTGTTGCTCCAAGCGCCGATCAAGGGCAAGGTCGTGCTCGGTGTGGACCCGGCGTATCGTACCGGGTGTAAGCTCGCTGTTGTCGACGAAACCGGCAAGATGCTCGAGATTGCCGTGACGTATCCGACGCCGCCGGTGAACAAGGTGGCCGAGGCGGAGCGCAAGTTCTTGGAGCTGATCGACAAATACGCGATCGAGCTGGTCGTCATCGGGAACGGCACGGCCTCCCGGGAGACGGAGCAGTTTGTCGCCGATGTGATCAAGAAGGTGAAGGAACGGAAGCTTCAGTATCTCATCGTGAGCGAGGCGGGCGCCAGCGTCTACTCCGCGTCGAAGGTGGCGCAGGAAGAGTTTCCTGCGCTGGACGTAGCGGAGCGGAGCGCGATTTCGATCGCGCGCCGGCTGCAGGATCCGCTGGCGGAGCTGGTGAAGATCGATCCGAAGGCGATCGGGGTCGGGCAGTACCAGCATGACGTCACCCAGAAACGTCTGGAAGAGAGCCTGAAGGCCGTCGTGGAGTCCGCCGTGAACCATGTGGGCGTGGATCTCAATACGGCGTCGCCGTCGCTGCTCTCGTACGTTTCGGGCATTTCCTCCACAATCGCGAAAAACATCGTGAAGTTTCGAGAGGAGAACGGCAAGTTCGTCAGCCGAAAGCAGCTTGCGAAGGTGCCGCGTTTGGGACCCAAAGCATATGAGCAATGCGTGGGATTCCTGCGGATCAGCAGCGAGGGCGGCGCGAACCCGCTGGATAATACGCCGATTCATCCGGAATCTTACAGTACGGTTGATGCGCTGTTCAAGGAGCTGCGTGTGGAGTTGAGCCAGCTGGGCTCACAGGAGCTGAAATCAAAGCTGTCGGAGCTGGAGCCGGAAGCTGTCGCTACGCAACTGGGTGTGGGCGTGCCAACATTGCGCGATATTCTGGACAGCTTGCAGCGTCCGGGGCGGGATCCGCGGGACGAGTTGCCTTTGCCTATTTTTCACACAGACGTATTGAAGCTTGAAGATTTGGTTGCCGGTATGGAGTTGCAGGGTACGGTTCGAAACGTGATCGATTTTGGGGCGTTTATCGATATTGGCGTGAAAAATGACGGTTTGGTACACATCTCGCAGCTCAGCGATCGTTTCGTGAAGCATCCGATGGACGTAGTTTCGGTCGGGGATACGGTGACGGTGTGGGTGCTGGGTGTTGATCTGAAGAAGGGCCGTGTCAGCTTGACGATGCGTAAGCCTTAA
- the cmpA gene encoding cortex morphogenetic protein CmpA, whose translation MPQWLCNQLMRAYVKKDRRQIKLLTDCWYFYRTKTVNTGSNEENEENEAFPMPGQHNAPQL comes from the coding sequence ATGCCGCAATGGCTATGCAATCAACTTATGAGGGCTTATGTGAAGAAGGATCGTCGTCAGATTAAACTGTTGACCGATTGCTGGTACTTTTATCGCACGAAAACAGTGAACACAGGTTCTAACGAAGAGAACGAAGAGAATGAAGCTTTCCCCATGCCGGGGCAGCACAACGCGCCGCAGCTATAA
- a CDS encoding hydrolase/acyltransferase, translating into MSNMRYVIFRMQDQLHFVEMPADYAYQLSALNRRLHKELDKLTATNVPILPYAVAECDNLEFIDPQYSVISGMRYINELEQSFSSINERTYPLISLLTEIRALQAQLEQWYEEEELLH; encoded by the coding sequence ATGTCGAACATGCGATATGTCATTTTCAGAATGCAGGACCAATTGCATTTTGTCGAAATGCCCGCCGACTATGCCTACCAACTTAGCGCTTTGAACCGAAGATTACATAAGGAACTGGACAAACTAACTGCAACGAACGTCCCTATACTGCCCTATGCTGTCGCCGAATGCGACAATCTCGAATTCATTGATCCGCAATATTCCGTTATCAGCGGAATGAGGTATATTAACGAGCTGGAGCAATCTTTTTCATCCATTAACGAGAGGACGTACCCCCTTATCTCCCTCCTTACCGAAATTCGGGCACTGCAAGCCCAGCTGGAACAATGGTACGAGGAAGAAGAGCTTCTTCACTAA
- a CDS encoding SprT family protein: MEHLELQAWVERISLAFFGRPFLHRATFNARLRSTGGRYFLRSHNIEISPRQLDMFGVDEVEKIIKHELCHYHLHLMNKGYRHRDSDFKRLLAEVGGSRFCQAAPGVRRVEPYRYKLVCASCGTEFMRKRSVNVHKYGCGKCRGKLVQTVLDSV; the protein is encoded by the coding sequence ATGGAACATTTGGAGCTACAGGCATGGGTAGAGCGAATCTCACTAGCATTCTTCGGGCGGCCTTTCCTGCACCGAGCGACGTTTAACGCGCGCTTGCGTTCCACCGGCGGCAGGTACTTTCTGCGATCCCACAACATTGAGATTAGTCCGCGGCAGTTGGACATGTTCGGCGTGGATGAAGTGGAAAAGATCATCAAGCACGAGCTCTGCCATTATCATTTGCATTTGATGAACAAAGGATACAGACATCGGGATTCGGATTTCAAACGCTTGCTGGCTGAGGTCGGCGGCAGTCGTTTCTGTCAGGCGGCACCGGGGGTGAGGCGGGTGGAGCCTTATCGTTATAAGCTTGTGTGCGCTTCTTGCGGCACCGAATTTATGCGTAAACGCAGCGTGAATGTGCACAAATACGGTTGCGGGAAATGCCGGGGGAAGCTGGTACAAACCGTTCTTGACTCCGTATGA
- a CDS encoding phytanoyl-CoA dioxygenase family protein, which translates to MSKLTEKLSEQEVQFYKEQGYLLYNKPLFSEEKLQALTGLFEEQLAQKGSKLSDELDTPHFREERLLDYLLSDEVLDVVEQLIGPNIGLWSSHFICKDPFVGRKTPWHEDSSYWKGRVSNFDNIITVWLAIDDSNKENGCMQVIPGSHANGFSDYESVDGEKNLFNTQIKDVDVSKAVHFELKRGECSLHDSRIIHGADANTSPNRRCGYTMRYFATDIEIYADKNPDFKVWLARGKDLAGNKYANQ; encoded by the coding sequence ATGAGTAAACTTACGGAGAAACTATCGGAACAAGAAGTGCAGTTCTATAAAGAACAAGGTTACCTTCTGTACAATAAGCCTTTATTTTCTGAAGAAAAGTTGCAAGCTCTAACAGGTCTGTTCGAAGAACAACTAGCCCAGAAGGGCAGTAAATTATCCGATGAGCTGGACACTCCGCATTTCCGTGAGGAACGCCTTCTGGACTATTTGCTAAGCGATGAAGTGCTTGATGTGGTGGAGCAATTAATCGGTCCCAATATCGGACTCTGGTCCTCCCATTTCATCTGTAAAGATCCGTTCGTCGGCCGCAAAACACCTTGGCATGAGGATTCCTCCTACTGGAAAGGCCGTGTAAGCAATTTCGACAACATCATTACGGTTTGGCTGGCTATTGATGATTCCAATAAAGAGAACGGTTGCATGCAAGTCATTCCCGGCTCCCATGCCAACGGATTCTCGGACTATGAGTCTGTCGACGGAGAAAAGAATTTATTTAACACGCAAATCAAGGACGTGGATGTATCGAAAGCGGTGCATTTCGAACTGAAGCGGGGCGAATGCTCGCTGCATGATTCCAGAATTATTCACGGCGCAGATGCAAACACAAGTCCGAACCGCCGTTGCGGGTATACGATGCGTTATTTTGCAACCGATATTGAGATTTATGCTGATAAAAACCCGGACTTTAAAGTATGGCTCGCCCGCGGCAAGGACCTGGCAGGCAACAAATATGCGAATCAATAA
- a CDS encoding AraC family transcriptional regulator, giving the protein MEPKRLTKEHFLGLNVPLRLYHQIVDNGVDLHWHEFYEFCYITKGSGVNIINGSPVPLQAGSMFLLTPADFHEIYPNPGETLELYNVVFAEEILSEELREVLFARFRWYSAYVEPHEHQRICAEFETIGTEMTTLRLGHSIMVKGALERLLLELARRDDTSASSLEVLVSSHRAAPIRKALVHIQHYFREEIRLEDAANQARLAPNYFSECFKETTGVNFQTYVQNLRISFAQSLLLASKIPVTDVCYASGFRSIAHFNRAFKMKTGVSPRQYRQQETVSSTEVY; this is encoded by the coding sequence GTGGAGCCGAAACGACTGACGAAAGAGCATTTTCTGGGGCTCAATGTACCCTTGCGGTTGTATCATCAGATTGTGGACAACGGGGTTGACCTTCATTGGCATGAATTCTATGAATTTTGTTATATTACGAAGGGCTCGGGTGTGAACATCATTAATGGTTCCCCGGTTCCGTTGCAAGCTGGGAGTATGTTCTTGCTCACGCCGGCGGACTTTCATGAGATTTATCCGAATCCGGGTGAGACACTGGAATTGTACAATGTGGTGTTTGCTGAAGAGATTTTGTCAGAGGAGCTTAGGGAAGTGCTGTTTGCCAGATTCAGGTGGTACAGCGCCTATGTAGAGCCGCATGAACATCAACGCATCTGCGCGGAGTTCGAGACGATCGGAACGGAAATGACAACACTGAGGTTAGGGCACAGCATCATGGTGAAAGGCGCATTGGAGCGGCTGTTGCTGGAGCTGGCCAGACGTGACGATACCTCGGCTTCATCGTTGGAGGTGTTGGTTTCTTCGCATCGAGCTGCACCTATACGTAAAGCCCTTGTACACATACAGCATTACTTCCGGGAAGAAATTCGGCTTGAAGACGCGGCGAATCAGGCAAGGCTGGCGCCTAATTATTTCAGCGAATGCTTCAAAGAGACGACAGGCGTGAACTTTCAGACGTATGTGCAGAACCTGCGGATTTCATTTGCTCAGTCGTTGCTGCTTGCATCCAAGATCCCGGTAACGGACGTGTGTTACGCGTCGGGGTTTCGGAGTATAGCCCACTTCAATCGCGCGTTCAAAATGAAAACAGGCGTTTCGCCCCGACAATATCGACAACAGGAAACGGTGAGCTCGACAGAGGTTTATTAG
- a CDS encoding beta-galactosidase: MYFGVDYYPEHWPKGRWAVDAAMMREAHINIVRLAEFAWAKMEPEEGRFDFTWLDEAIRIFQAEGIQVILGTPTAAAPKWLMDLYPDMYPVDVYGMTKGFGTRRHYCPNHIIYRQYSRIIVQKMVEHYADQEQVIAWQIDNEFGGACYCNHCLKAFRLWLRNKYGDIQTLNAEWGTIFWSQTYRHWDEIIVPAYSSSDGFSQNANAEQWMSTPYNHNPSLLLDYQRFFTDATVDYQQLQIDVLRQYTKLPITHNLMGHYSELDYYKLGEPLDVISWDNYPNNMWGKSSWTDISMAHDLMRGVKEKNFWMMEQQSGPCGWQMMGDTPEPGQIRLWTYQAIAHGAEAMVYFRWRACTVGIEQYWHGILDHDGIGRRRLREVTQVGEELKRDAAWFVDSENRSDIALIKSYDNFWSHRGQPHNSKFNYNALLSQYYGALATQHYGVDVTKAETNFAKYKLVLMPAFNLVTEEIADKCERYVADGGALVITFRSGTKLWNNQMSTLTVPGLFKDMAGVELEEFDSVNFGRTVAVDGSFGNSNASMWCDVLKLNGAEVLATYGSHYYEGKPAVTVNRYGKGTVYYVGCDLDTAGMTHLLKAIASEQGVRPVLSQPTEGLEAVRKRKDEQDYIMLLNHNAHALEVTLQGTYTNLHDGAVMEGRTEIAGYGVRILIQE, translated from the coding sequence ATGTATTTTGGTGTGGATTATTACCCGGAACATTGGCCCAAGGGGCGTTGGGCGGTCGATGCAGCTATGATGAGGGAGGCCCATATCAACATTGTGCGGCTGGCTGAATTCGCATGGGCGAAGATGGAGCCGGAGGAAGGCCGATTCGATTTCACATGGCTGGATGAAGCGATTCGTATTTTCCAAGCGGAAGGCATTCAGGTCATATTGGGTACACCGACCGCGGCTGCGCCCAAGTGGCTGATGGATCTCTATCCTGACATGTATCCTGTGGATGTATACGGAATGACCAAAGGGTTTGGCACAAGAAGGCATTATTGTCCGAATCATATCATTTATCGTCAATATTCCCGGATAATCGTTCAGAAGATGGTTGAACATTACGCGGATCAAGAACAAGTCATTGCATGGCAAATCGATAATGAATTTGGCGGTGCTTGTTACTGCAATCATTGTCTGAAAGCGTTTCGATTGTGGCTTAGGAACAAGTACGGCGATATTCAGACGTTAAATGCGGAATGGGGCACGATCTTCTGGAGCCAGACTTACCGGCACTGGGATGAAATTATTGTGCCCGCCTATTCTTCAAGTGACGGATTTAGTCAGAATGCGAACGCCGAGCAATGGATGAGCACGCCTTACAATCATAACCCAAGCCTGCTGCTGGATTACCAGCGGTTCTTTACCGATGCAACGGTTGACTATCAACAGCTCCAGATTGATGTGCTTCGCCAATATACAAAATTGCCGATTACGCACAATCTGATGGGACATTATAGCGAACTGGATTATTATAAGCTGGGCGAACCTCTGGATGTGATTTCTTGGGATAACTATCCTAACAATATGTGGGGCAAAAGCTCGTGGACGGATATCTCGATGGCTCATGATTTGATGCGAGGCGTTAAAGAGAAGAATTTCTGGATGATGGAGCAGCAGAGCGGTCCCTGCGGATGGCAGATGATGGGCGATACACCGGAACCCGGGCAAATTCGTTTGTGGACATATCAAGCGATTGCCCACGGTGCCGAGGCGATGGTTTACTTCCGCTGGAGAGCTTGTACAGTAGGCATTGAACAATATTGGCACGGCATTCTGGACCATGACGGCATCGGCAGAAGAAGGTTGCGGGAAGTGACGCAGGTCGGCGAGGAATTGAAGCGGGATGCGGCCTGGTTCGTGGATTCTGAGAATCGCAGCGATATCGCGCTAATCAAGAGCTATGATAATTTCTGGAGTCATCGCGGTCAGCCTCACAATTCCAAGTTCAATTATAACGCACTTCTAAGCCAATATTACGGCGCACTGGCTACCCAGCATTATGGCGTGGATGTTACAAAAGCGGAGACTAATTTCGCGAAATATAAACTGGTTCTCATGCCTGCTTTCAATCTGGTAACCGAGGAGATAGCAGACAAATGCGAGCGTTATGTCGCTGACGGCGGGGCTCTTGTTATCACATTCCGTTCGGGAACGAAGCTATGGAATAACCAAATGAGCACTCTAACGGTGCCCGGGTTATTCAAGGACATGGCAGGCGTGGAACTCGAGGAATTTGATTCCGTTAACTTCGGGAGAACGGTAGCGGTGGACGGCAGTTTCGGCAATAGTAACGCCTCCATGTGGTGCGATGTGCTGAAGCTAAACGGCGCGGAAGTACTTGCAACTTATGGCAGCCACTATTACGAGGGAAAACCCGCAGTGACGGTCAATCGTTACGGCAAGGGTACGGTTTATTATGTCGGCTGCGATCTGGACACGGCCGGTATGACCCATTTGTTGAAAGCCATTGCATCCGAGCAAGGTGTTCGGCCGGTTCTAAGTCAACCCACCGAAGGTCTGGAAGCGGTCCGCAAACGTAAAGACGAACAGGATTATATCATGCTCCTGAACCATAATGCACATGCCTTAGAGGTGACCCTGCAAGGCACTTATACAAATTTGCATGACGGCGCAGTTATGGAGGGCAGAACGGAGATTGCCGGTTATGGCGTGCGAATTTTAATCCAAGAATGA
- a CDS encoding cache domain-containing sensor histidine kinase translates to MMMRKMLLSYFLLILMPLGMMSYLFYHTSSELVEDKVTFAAEQSFEQSYTFLSYKIYNIKQSANLLFKNPNLIRLLKSTQTDNLVKQMQDMYVLRNYLTTLQDGENITMAKLYVRSELLYSHENVNLFSLDDGMKERWYQKMEREHLNNFWAPAAYLGVEGEDDPPYLAYVKTIVDPDNYTNRLGSVHFEFSADDLTHLLAKASTTPNSVTYIVNSYGDVVAASNTGMLSKYKISDYKLRELVANSDWSREHQHAQDVLVASKKIDNTDWTMVTVLSLHEMMADSNRIRNYILLMLFFLGTGAYFIAFFFSKSITGRLTRLARRLRSVHTGNLTPMDAVQGKDEIDMLIGDYNYMLSMLNRFVQEKYEAGQALKSAELRTLQAQISPHFLYNTLELVNWLSWRNRGEQVSQVVEGLAQYYRISLSGGRDVITLEEEMQHVSLYFDIQNMRFSQNLTLIIDVSEEIRQLYTLKSILQPLVENAILHGILRRADKTGTVRIEGRLENTSVMISVIDNGIGMLIEREEGQPTPSHTGYGSRNVHDRIQLYFGLSYGLKYQSVVGEGTRVMVTLPIVEEP, encoded by the coding sequence ATGATGATGCGCAAAATGCTTCTGTCGTACTTTCTGCTCATCCTCATGCCTCTCGGTATGATGTCCTACTTGTTCTACCATACCTCTTCTGAGCTTGTGGAGGATAAAGTCACTTTCGCCGCGGAGCAGTCTTTCGAGCAGTCGTATACATTCTTGAGTTATAAAATTTATAACATTAAACAGTCGGCGAACCTATTATTCAAGAATCCGAATTTAATCCGACTTCTGAAGTCAACCCAAACCGACAATCTCGTCAAGCAAATGCAGGATATGTATGTGCTGCGTAACTATCTGACTACCCTGCAAGACGGCGAGAATATAACGATGGCGAAGCTGTATGTCCGAAGCGAGCTTCTGTATTCCCATGAGAATGTGAATCTGTTCAGTTTGGATGACGGGATGAAGGAACGATGGTATCAGAAGATGGAGCGCGAACACCTGAATAACTTTTGGGCTCCCGCGGCATATCTGGGGGTTGAAGGCGAGGACGACCCGCCGTATCTGGCATATGTCAAAACCATTGTGGATCCCGATAATTACACGAACCGGCTCGGCAGCGTTCATTTCGAATTCTCCGCGGATGACTTGACCCATCTGCTGGCTAAGGCAAGTACAACGCCTAATAGTGTCACTTATATCGTCAACAGTTACGGTGATGTCGTTGCCGCTTCAAACACTGGGATGCTCTCTAAATATAAAATTTCGGATTACAAGCTCCGTGAACTGGTTGCCAACTCCGACTGGAGCAGGGAACATCAGCATGCGCAGGATGTGCTTGTCGCTTCCAAGAAAATCGACAACACGGACTGGACGATGGTCACTGTGCTTTCCTTACATGAAATGATGGCGGATAGCAACCGCATTCGTAATTACATCCTGTTGATGCTGTTTTTCCTGGGAACAGGCGCCTATTTCATCGCTTTCTTCTTCTCCAAATCGATTACCGGCCGATTAACCCGCCTGGCGCGCAGACTGCGTTCCGTTCACACCGGTAACTTGACGCCCATGGATGCCGTACAGGGTAAGGATGAAATTGACATGCTGATCGGCGATTACAACTATATGCTGAGTATGCTGAATCGGTTTGTTCAGGAGAAATATGAAGCGGGACAAGCACTGAAGAGTGCGGAGCTGCGTACCTTGCAGGCACAAATCAGTCCCCATTTCTTATACAACACTCTGGAACTTGTTAATTGGCTTTCCTGGAGAAATCGCGGGGAACAGGTGTCTCAGGTTGTAGAGGGACTAGCTCAATACTACCGAATTAGCCTAAGCGGCGGCCGGGACGTTATCACACTGGAAGAGGAAATGCAGCATGTGAGCTTGTACTTTGACATCCAGAATATGCGTTTTAGTCAAAATCTAACCTTAATCATCGACGTATCGGAAGAAATAAGACAGCTGTACACGTTGAAAAGCATCCTGCAGCCATTAGTGGAGAATGCGATTCTGCATGGAATACTGCGCAGAGCGGATAAGACCGGCACCGTTAGGATTGAAGGCCGGCTTGAGAATACTTCGGTCATGATCAGTGTTATAGACAATGGGATAGGCATGCTGATCGAAAGAGAAGAAGGGCAGCCTACACCTTCCCATACGGGGTATGGATCGAGAAATGTACATGACCGTATTCAGCTGTATTTCGGGCTGTCGTATGGGCTGAAATACCAGAGTGTGGTTGGAGAAGGTACGCGTGTGATGGTTACGCTTCCGATTGTAGAGGAGCCGTGA